The Novosphingobium sp. THN1 genome includes a window with the following:
- a CDS encoding aromatic ring-hydroxylating dioxygenase subunit alpha: MAFPDAVTDAWHMVALAKDIRGSTVRKVMLCNTPIVLFRSTSGIAALVDRCPHRNYPLSEGRVENGTLSCPYHGWRFAADGRCVETPGCPSAALPQAKLAAQPLRVIERAGAVFVSMSDAAPDEPTLPPDFDNPELDHFWWQQGTWQGRAFDAIENVMDPFHTGHLHHGFIRRRDRRLPVRLVVTSHGDGIEMAIEQDAPDLGLMSRFLERDRQRSISRYYPPTIVQARWEGHAGLTLCVTAIFTPATDGSFTPFARFSTRRGFAPGWLKQAAIRLFLAPVVAQDRKALARQHATMALFGNPRFVEGPGDILGNRLQRLWSGQHVPPGADEGVTAEL; this comes from the coding sequence ATGGCCTTTCCCGACGCAGTAACCGATGCTTGGCACATGGTTGCCCTTGCGAAAGATATTCGCGGCAGCACCGTGCGCAAGGTCATGCTGTGCAACACGCCGATCGTGCTGTTTCGAAGCACCTCCGGGATCGCCGCACTCGTCGACCGCTGCCCGCACCGCAATTACCCGTTGTCCGAAGGACGGGTCGAGAACGGAACCCTGTCCTGTCCCTACCATGGTTGGCGGTTCGCAGCCGATGGCCGCTGTGTCGAAACGCCGGGCTGTCCTTCTGCAGCATTGCCGCAAGCGAAACTGGCGGCGCAGCCCTTGCGCGTGATCGAACGGGCTGGTGCCGTTTTCGTCAGCATGAGCGACGCTGCGCCTGACGAACCAACTTTGCCGCCCGACTTCGACAACCCCGAACTCGATCACTTCTGGTGGCAGCAGGGCACATGGCAGGGCCGCGCCTTCGATGCCATCGAGAACGTCATGGATCCGTTCCACACCGGCCACCTGCATCACGGCTTCATCCGGCGTCGGGATCGCCGCCTTCCGGTGAGACTTGTCGTGACCAGCCATGGTGACGGCATTGAAATGGCGATCGAACAGGACGCGCCAGACCTGGGCCTGATGTCCCGCTTTCTGGAACGCGACCGGCAGCGCAGCATCTCTCGCTATTATCCACCAACCATCGTGCAAGCGCGCTGGGAAGGACACGCTGGATTGACGCTGTGCGTGACGGCGATCTTCACGCCGGCAACCGATGGCAGCTTCACGCCTTTCGCGCGCTTTTCCACGCGGAGAGGCTTTGCTCCGGGCTGGCTGAAACAGGCTGCGATCCGACTGTTCCTTGCGCCCGTGGTCGCACAGGACCGCAAAGCGCTAGCACGTCAGCATGCGACCATGGCGCTGTTCGGCAATCCCCGCTTTGTCGAAGGGCCTGGCGATATTCTCGGCAACAGGTTGCAACGCCTGTGGTCAGGTCAGCACGTACCGCCCGGTGCGGACGAAGGTGTGACGGCAGAACTCTGA
- a CDS encoding ATP-grasp domain-containing protein codes for MARAVLITGARAAAALDLARAFVAEGWDVHLADCVTARMARWSRLPVLHHRYPSPRSSAAEFRARIAELVERHSIALVVPTCEEVFHLAAPAMRDALSGRLLAPDLVTLRHLHDKLAFATSCRAWGVDAPESHAIQSAEDLAPFLHSSRDWVFKPRFGRFGDRTMVGPSAAKLASSTQIAAGGWMAQRRIAGEEACFHAVAHYGVLTGFASYRSRWRLGGGASYAFEPLDSSRSELLHEIAAAMASKALVHGQFACDVMFDIAGKPWLLECNPRATSGIHLLIAQGTALGALTGEPQAQAFDDVRPAFLGPAMWVLGLPLAIRTGRLREWCATLAKGRDAISRPGDRAPALGALVDAAAFAFKGLVMGISTNAATTCDIEWNGEDLA; via the coding sequence ATGGCTAGGGCAGTACTCATCACCGGGGCAAGGGCCGCCGCCGCACTGGATCTCGCCCGCGCGTTCGTGGCCGAAGGGTGGGACGTTCATCTGGCCGATTGCGTCACTGCGCGCATGGCCCGCTGGTCACGCCTGCCGGTGCTACACCATCGCTACCCTTCACCCCGCTCCAGTGCAGCGGAATTTCGCGCAAGAATCGCTGAACTAGTCGAACGTCACAGCATCGCGCTTGTCGTGCCCACGTGCGAAGAGGTGTTTCACCTCGCCGCGCCGGCAATGCGCGATGCGCTTTCGGGCAGGCTCCTTGCCCCTGATCTGGTGACCTTACGCCACTTGCATGACAAGCTGGCCTTTGCCACCTCCTGCCGTGCCTGGGGCGTGGATGCACCCGAAAGCCACGCGATCCAAAGTGCCGAAGACCTGGCGCCATTCCTGCACAGCAGCCGTGACTGGGTGTTCAAACCGCGCTTTGGCCGCTTCGGCGACCGCACGATGGTGGGTCCGAGTGCGGCTAAACTTGCGTCATCTACGCAGATCGCTGCGGGCGGCTGGATGGCGCAGCGGCGCATCGCGGGCGAGGAAGCGTGCTTTCATGCTGTCGCGCATTATGGGGTGCTGACCGGCTTTGCCTCATACCGCTCGCGCTGGCGGCTAGGCGGTGGCGCATCCTATGCCTTCGAGCCGCTGGACAGCAGCCGTTCGGAACTTCTGCACGAAATCGCCGCTGCAATGGCCAGTAAAGCCCTGGTCCATGGGCAGTTCGCCTGCGACGTCATGTTCGACATCGCCGGAAAACCGTGGCTGCTCGAATGCAATCCCCGAGCCACCAGCGGAATTCATCTCCTGATCGCGCAGGGTACAGCTTTGGGCGCTTTGACCGGTGAGCCGCAAGCCCAAGCCTTCGACGATGTTCGGCCAGCATTCCTGGGGCCGGCGATGTGGGTGCTGGGCCTGCCCCTGGCCATCAGGACGGGGCGGTTGCGCGAATGGTGCGCCACGCTTGCAAAAGGTCGCGATGCCATCTCCCGTCCTGGAGATCGTGCTCCGGCCCTCGGGGCACTGGTCGACGCGGCAGCGTTTGCGTTCAAGGGTCTGGTCATGGGCATATCGACCAATGCCGCAACCACTTGCGATATCGAATGGAATGGGGAGGATCTGGCCTGA